The following coding sequences lie in one Pseudarthrobacter phenanthrenivorans Sphe3 genomic window:
- the gluQRS gene encoding tRNA glutamyl-Q(34) synthetase GluQRS translates to MTSAGRFAPSPSGEFHVGNLRTAILAWLFARSTGRRFLLRVEDLDRARAGAEEEQLRDLAAIGVTWDGDVVRQTARHAFYEQAIVRLQAAGLTYECFCTRREIQEAPSAPHAPQGAYPGTCRNLDPAELEFKRSTRRAAIRLRADVGEYTVNDVLHGQFTGVVDDFVLRRNDGVTAYNLAVVVDDAGQGIDQVVRGDDLLPSTPRQAYLASLLDIPSPEYAHVPLVVNSDGVRLAKRDGAVTLKDLAAKGFPAAGVRDLLLESLGLPPGPLGHALAAFNPAALPRAPWVWHAP, encoded by the coding sequence ATGACGTCCGCCGGCCGCTTCGCCCCCAGCCCCTCCGGTGAGTTCCATGTGGGGAACCTCAGGACGGCGATCCTCGCCTGGCTGTTTGCCCGCTCCACCGGCCGCAGGTTCCTGTTGCGGGTGGAGGACCTGGACCGCGCGCGGGCCGGTGCGGAGGAGGAGCAGCTCCGCGACCTCGCTGCCATCGGTGTCACGTGGGACGGGGATGTGGTGCGCCAGACCGCCAGACACGCTTTTTATGAGCAGGCAATTGTTCGGCTCCAGGCTGCCGGCCTGACCTATGAGTGCTTCTGCACGCGGCGGGAAATCCAGGAGGCGCCGTCCGCGCCGCACGCCCCTCAGGGGGCATACCCGGGAACTTGCCGCAACCTCGATCCCGCTGAACTCGAGTTCAAACGCTCCACGAGGCGGGCTGCGATCCGGCTGCGTGCCGACGTTGGGGAGTACACAGTCAACGACGTCCTGCACGGGCAGTTTACGGGCGTGGTGGATGACTTCGTGCTGCGCCGCAACGATGGCGTCACGGCCTACAACCTGGCAGTGGTGGTGGATGATGCCGGGCAAGGCATCGACCAGGTGGTCCGCGGCGACGACCTCCTGCCGTCCACTCCGCGCCAGGCCTACCTTGCAAGCCTCCTGGATATTCCTTCGCCGGAATATGCGCATGTCCCCCTGGTGGTCAATAGCGACGGCGTTCGGCTGGCCAAGCGCGACGGTGCTGTTACGCTGAAGGATCTCGCCGCGAAAGGGTTTCCCGCGGCAGGGGTGCGGGACCTGCTGCTGGAGTCTTTGGGCCTCCCGCCAGGGCCGCTGGGCCACGCACTCGCGGCCTTCAACCCTGCGGCGCTGCCGCGGGCACCATGGGTGTGGCACGCACCGTAG
- a CDS encoding Lrp/AsnC family transcriptional regulator, translating into MIDHIDRNILRHLKEDGRMTATALAGKVGLTVAPCHRRLRDLEQSGVIRGYRADIDPSAVGLGFEAIVFVTLRQVDRSTMEVFETRVANNPNIVEAQRLFGSPDYLLKVIAEDLPAYQRFYDAELTSLPGVERLTSTLVMKNLKSNAGPPV; encoded by the coding sequence GTGATTGACCATATTGACAGGAATATCTTGCGCCACCTCAAGGAGGACGGCCGCATGACCGCTACGGCCCTGGCCGGCAAGGTCGGTTTGACGGTTGCGCCGTGCCACCGCCGGCTGCGGGACCTGGAGCAGTCCGGCGTGATCCGGGGGTACCGCGCGGACATCGATCCCTCAGCCGTGGGGCTCGGCTTTGAGGCGATTGTGTTCGTTACGCTGCGCCAGGTGGACCGCTCCACCATGGAAGTCTTTGAGACGCGGGTGGCCAACAATCCCAATATCGTCGAGGCCCAGCGCCTCTTCGGTTCGCCGGACTACCTCCTGAAGGTCATCGCGGAGGACCTGCCCGCCTACCAGCGTTTCTACGACGCCGAACTCACGTCCCTCCCCGGAGTGGAGCGCCTGACGTCCACGCTGGTGATGAAGAACCTGAAATCCAACGCCGGGCCGCCCGTCTAG
- a CDS encoding LysE family translocator, with amino-acid sequence MDPELFLAFVLVAAALACTPGVDWAYSISAGLRQSSFVPAVAGLCGGYVLHTVLLVAGLAALLTGLPGVLAWITLAGAAYLMWLGIGTLRCWRQASFSARPGGGGTGRIRTFLQGMGTSGINPKGLLFYVALVPQFVSTDASLPVPVQSGLLGLTFVLLAGLVYTAVAILARTLLQSRPGAARLVTLTSGVVMVVLGAALLAEQLLPLLTTA; translated from the coding sequence ATGGACCCGGAGCTGTTTTTGGCCTTCGTGCTGGTGGCCGCGGCGCTGGCCTGTACCCCCGGCGTGGACTGGGCCTACTCGATCTCGGCCGGATTGCGCCAGAGCAGCTTCGTTCCGGCGGTGGCAGGCCTCTGCGGCGGCTATGTCCTGCACACTGTCCTGCTGGTGGCTGGACTGGCGGCCCTTCTGACGGGCCTGCCCGGCGTCCTCGCCTGGATCACACTGGCAGGCGCGGCGTACCTCATGTGGCTGGGCATCGGCACGCTGCGCTGTTGGCGCCAAGCCAGCTTCTCCGCCCGGCCAGGCGGCGGGGGCACCGGCCGGATCCGTACATTCCTGCAGGGCATGGGCACCAGCGGCATCAATCCCAAGGGCCTGCTCTTCTACGTGGCGCTGGTCCCCCAGTTCGTCAGCACCGACGCATCCCTGCCCGTCCCGGTGCAGTCCGGACTGCTCGGACTGACGTTCGTGCTGCTGGCGGGGCTCGTGTATACGGCAGTGGCAATCCTTGCCCGGACCCTTCTGCAGAGCCGGCCCGGGGCAGCGCGGCTGGTGACATTAACCAGCGGGGTGGTCATGGTGGTGCTCGGCGCTGCGCTGCTCGCGGAGCAGCTGCTGCCGTTGCTCACCACGGCGTAG
- a CDS encoding Lrp/AsnC family transcriptional regulator, whose protein sequence is MQELDPTDKRILRALDEDPRVPIMVLAQRLGLARGTVQSRLERMTSSGALRPNSSRVLPGALGRGVAASVSAELDQSHLNEAIAALREIPEVLECHAPAGDTDLLIRVVATSPDDLYRVSEEIRLCPGIVRTSTSMFLREVIPYRTTGLLKEQRKTAGADGAGKGS, encoded by the coding sequence TTGCAGGAGCTGGACCCTACGGACAAGCGGATCCTGAGGGCCTTGGATGAGGACCCCCGGGTTCCCATCATGGTGCTGGCGCAGCGGCTCGGCCTCGCGCGGGGAACAGTGCAAAGCCGCCTGGAGCGCATGACTTCGTCCGGGGCGTTGCGGCCGAACAGCAGCAGGGTCCTTCCAGGAGCACTCGGCCGGGGTGTGGCGGCTTCAGTCAGCGCCGAACTGGACCAAAGCCATCTCAATGAGGCCATCGCCGCCCTGCGGGAGATCCCGGAAGTTTTGGAGTGCCACGCTCCTGCCGGGGACACGGACCTGCTGATCCGGGTGGTGGCCACGAGCCCCGACGACCTCTACCGCGTTTCGGAGGAAATCAGGCTCTGCCCCGGCATTGTGCGCACCTCCACCAGCATGTTCCTGCGTGAAGTCATCCCCTACCGCACGACCGGCCTGCTCAAGGAACAGCGGAAGACGGCGGGCGCTGACGGGGCCGGCAAGGGGTCCTAG